One stretch of Phycisphaerae bacterium DNA includes these proteins:
- a CDS encoding glycosyl hydrolase, with product MNAPARVAVASALTVALMLGCQHPLARASRNGTASGSANLPSEAPHQATEPVNRVTTLTSSDAASPSESESPRLSATVGEDGHRLLREDDLRGLPWRSIGPANMSGRVSDFAVAPSDPKTFFIAYATGGLWKTINFGTTFQPVFDEYETASIGAVAVADAPENWSGWAAEESKSDKPLTPGEPEKPRAERGKGKIVWVGTGEGNGRNSSSWGNGVYLSTDGGAKFTWVGLKETHDIPQLAIDPRDPDTVYVAAMGRLWGPNPERGLYKTTDRGKTWKAVLQVNDLTGCCDVIIDPRNPDTVYAAMYTRMRTPWSFRGGGPDGGIFRSDDAGATWTKLTEGLPGSTGRIGLDVFRKDPRIVYASVESDEGGRTIDAWHNYSRSGGIFRSEDRGETWTRMSDLSQRPFYFSRIRIDPENDQRIYQPGWTLAVSDDGGRNFRAGLSRITHVDLHAFWIDPADPKHLLLGTDGGAYVSYDRGENWDFFNHMPVGQFYNVAFDMSDPYRVGGGLQDNGSWIGPSESLHETGDDTLGEEGCAITNADWTFVYGGDGFHVAFDPVDADIIYAELQGGDLSRIHLDTGRRKKLNPAPKEGEPRFRFNWNTPFFISLFDHTTLYVGGNYVFKLTQRGDQWERISDDLSANDIDKVVSVGSEAETYGTVVSLAESPLAQGLLWAGTDDGRIHVTADDGTLWTDVTPPQVDGRYIAEIEPSHHARDTAYIAVDGHRSADYDPLLLVTEDLGNTWRAVTGNLPAGWSTRVIREDLRNPDVLYVGTEQAMWLSIDRGRTWTKLNGKSLPTVRVDDLKQHPREMDLIAGTHGRSIYILDDATPLSQLSQEVLDAPLHLFDIPDAKPRIFMPLGGIWTQRIFCAKNPPMGAYVSYWLREAAVDEVNIVIKDEFNNTIRKLSGANRPGINRAVWDLQLDKHDQFGNPEQWLGQTRFVPPGRYTATVTVGDQSATKSFTVLPSPIEYDR from the coding sequence ATGAACGCACCCGCCCGCGTTGCCGTCGCATCCGCACTGACGGTCGCCCTGATGCTGGGATGTCAGCACCCCCTTGCCCGCGCCTCCAGAAATGGGACGGCCTCTGGCTCTGCGAATCTCCCATCCGAGGCGCCGCACCAAGCCACGGAACCGGTCAATCGTGTCACGACCCTGACATCCTCCGATGCGGCATCCCCCTCGGAAAGCGAATCACCGCGCCTGTCCGCCACGGTGGGCGAGGACGGCCATCGCCTTCTGCGCGAGGATGACCTGCGTGGACTCCCCTGGCGCAGCATCGGACCGGCCAACATGAGCGGGCGCGTGTCCGACTTCGCTGTCGCGCCGAGTGACCCCAAGACCTTCTTCATCGCCTACGCCACCGGCGGATTGTGGAAGACCATCAATTTCGGCACGACTTTCCAGCCCGTGTTCGACGAGTATGAAACCGCGTCGATCGGGGCCGTGGCCGTAGCCGACGCCCCGGAGAATTGGTCCGGCTGGGCTGCGGAGGAATCCAAGAGTGACAAGCCTTTGACACCGGGAGAGCCGGAGAAACCCCGTGCAGAGCGCGGCAAGGGCAAGATCGTGTGGGTGGGAACGGGCGAAGGAAACGGGCGGAACAGCTCTTCCTGGGGCAACGGCGTCTACCTCTCCACCGACGGCGGCGCGAAGTTCACCTGGGTCGGATTGAAGGAAACGCACGACATTCCCCAACTCGCGATCGACCCGCGTGATCCGGACACGGTGTACGTCGCGGCGATGGGCCGTCTGTGGGGACCGAATCCGGAGCGCGGGCTGTACAAGACCACCGATCGCGGCAAGACATGGAAGGCGGTCTTACAAGTCAACGACCTGACCGGCTGCTGCGACGTGATCATCGATCCCCGGAATCCTGACACGGTTTATGCCGCCATGTACACGCGGATGCGCACGCCGTGGAGCTTTCGCGGCGGCGGTCCCGACGGCGGCATCTTCCGCTCCGACGACGCCGGAGCGACCTGGACGAAGCTCACCGAGGGGCTGCCCGGCTCCACCGGTCGAATCGGGCTGGACGTATTCCGCAAAGATCCGCGCATCGTATACGCCTCCGTGGAGTCGGATGAAGGCGGTCGGACCATCGACGCATGGCATAACTACTCCCGCTCCGGCGGCATCTTCCGATCCGAAGACCGCGGCGAAACCTGGACGCGCATGAGTGACCTCTCCCAGCGCCCCTTCTATTTCTCGCGCATTCGCATCGACCCGGAAAACGATCAGCGCATCTACCAGCCGGGCTGGACGCTGGCCGTCTCCGACGACGGCGGGCGGAACTTCCGCGCCGGACTGTCGCGCATCACCCACGTCGATCTGCACGCTTTCTGGATCGACCCCGCCGACCCCAAGCATCTGCTCCTCGGCACCGACGGCGGCGCATACGTCTCCTACGACCGCGGCGAAAACTGGGATTTCTTCAATCACATGCCCGTGGGACAGTTCTACAACGTCGCTTTCGATATGTCCGACCCCTATCGCGTTGGCGGCGGGCTCCAGGATAATGGCTCATGGATCGGACCGAGCGAGAGTCTTCACGAAACCGGCGACGATACGCTTGGCGAGGAGGGCTGCGCCATCACCAACGCCGACTGGACGTTCGTCTACGGCGGAGACGGATTTCATGTAGCCTTCGATCCGGTGGATGCCGACATCATTTACGCCGAATTGCAGGGTGGCGATCTGAGCCGCATCCATCTGGACACCGGCCGAAGAAAAAAATTGAACCCCGCCCCCAAGGAGGGCGAGCCCCGCTTTCGCTTCAACTGGAATACGCCTTTCTTCATTTCTCTCTTCGACCACACCACGCTCTATGTCGGCGGGAACTACGTCTTCAAGCTCACCCAGCGCGGCGACCAATGGGAACGCATCAGCGACGATCTTTCCGCAAACGACATTGACAAGGTTGTGAGTGTCGGCTCGGAGGCAGAAACCTACGGCACCGTCGTATCCCTGGCAGAGTCCCCGCTCGCACAGGGGCTGCTCTGGGCGGGTACCGACGACGGCCGAATTCACGTCACTGCCGACGACGGCACGTTGTGGACGGACGTCACCCCGCCCCAAGTGGACGGACGTTACATCGCGGAAATCGAACCGTCGCATCATGCTCGCGACACCGCGTACATCGCGGTCGATGGCCACCGCTCGGCGGACTACGACCCGCTCCTGCTGGTCACCGAAGATCTCGGTAATACGTGGCGTGCGGTCACCGGCAACCTGCCCGCCGGCTGGTCGACCAGGGTCATTCGTGAGGATCTCCGTAACCCGGACGTGCTCTACGTCGGCACCGAACAGGCCATGTGGCTGAGCATCGATCGCGGAAGAACCTGGACGAAACTCAACGGCAAGTCGCTGCCCACCGTGCGCGTCGACGACCTGAAGCAGCATCCGCGGGAAATGGACCTCATCGCCGGCACCCACGGCCGGTCGATCTATATTCTCGACGACGCCACGCCCTTGTCACAGCTTTCTCAGGAGGTACTCGACGCGCCGTTGCACTTGTTCGACATTCCCGACGCCAAGCCGCGCATCTTCATGCCCCTGGGTGGCATATGGACTCAGCGCATCTTCTGCGCCAAGAATCCGCCCATGGGCGCTTACGTCAGCTACTGGCTTCGCGAAGCGGCGGTCGATGAGGTCAACATCGTCATCAAGGATGAATTTAATAACACGATTCGCAAGCTGAGCGGCGCCAACCGTCCGGGCATCAACCGCGCGGTTTGGGACCTCCAGCTCGACAAGCACGACCAGTTCGGCAATCCGGAGCAATGGCTCGGACAAACGCGTTTCGTACCACCCGGCCGATACACTGCAACGGTCACGGTAGGCGATCAGAGCGCTACCAAGTCATTCACGGTATTGCCCAGTCCGATCGAATATGACCGTTAA
- the sppA gene encoding signal peptide peptidase SppA, which yields MNENVKRITTRPLGRLLAAVLAGLLVGGCSAPSLLITPVSGKRDLKEVVLMREGLLARDKIALVDVSGVIMNNDRPQFFGEGEQPVSRLLEQLQRARDDAAVKAVILRINSPGGSVVASQLMYAEIADFRRTGKPVVAMLMDVAASGGYYIACACDEIIAQPATVTGSIGVIMQTVDLSGTMAKIGMEADAITSGSFKDAGSPFRGLRPEERALFQSIVNDMYQQFVHVVDVGRPNLDEARVRTLADGRVYSAPQALEAGLIDRISTMREAIASVKQRIGAERITLVRYSRPTEFTPNYYAAAPTPGSGEVNLLKLDLGSLSALSTPRFMYLWAPGW from the coding sequence GTGAACGAAAATGTGAAGCGGATCACAACAAGGCCGTTGGGGCGATTATTGGCGGCGGTGCTGGCGGGCTTGCTTGTCGGCGGGTGTTCCGCCCCCAGCCTGCTCATCACGCCCGTTTCAGGCAAGCGCGACTTGAAGGAAGTCGTCCTGATGCGCGAGGGGCTCCTCGCCCGCGACAAGATCGCACTCGTCGACGTCAGCGGCGTCATCATGAACAACGACCGCCCGCAATTCTTCGGCGAGGGCGAACAGCCCGTCAGCCGCCTCCTCGAGCAGCTCCAGCGCGCTCGCGACGACGCCGCCGTCAAAGCCGTCATTCTGCGGATCAACTCCCCCGGCGGGAGCGTCGTTGCCAGCCAGTTGATGTACGCCGAAATCGCCGACTTCCGCCGCACCGGCAAGCCCGTCGTCGCGATGCTCATGGATGTGGCCGCCTCCGGCGGATACTACATCGCCTGCGCTTGCGACGAGATCATCGCCCAACCCGCCACCGTCACCGGCAGTATCGGAGTCATCATGCAGACCGTCGACCTGAGCGGCACGATGGCCAAGATCGGCATGGAGGCGGACGCCATCACCTCCGGATCGTTCAAGGACGCCGGCTCCCCGTTTCGCGGCTTGCGTCCCGAGGAACGGGCCCTCTTCCAGTCCATCGTCAATGATATGTACCAGCAGTTTGTTCACGTGGTCGACGTCGGACGACCCAATCTGGACGAAGCCCGCGTTCGAACCCTCGCCGACGGCCGCGTGTACTCCGCCCCGCAAGCCCTGGAAGCGGGCCTCATCGACCGCATCAGCACGATGCGCGAGGCCATCGCGTCGGTGAAGCAGCGCATCGGCGCCGAACGCATCACCCTCGTACGCTACTCACGCCCCACGGAGTTCACCCCCAACTACTACGCCGCCGCTCCCACGCCGGGAAGCGGCGAAGTGAATCTGCTCAAGCTCGATCTGGGATCGCTCTCGGCCCTGAGCACCCCGCGATTCATGTACCTCTGGGCTCCAGGCTGGTAG
- a CDS encoding metallopeptidase family protein, translating into MSIRLSESEFVKLVEEALRRIPDTFQSYLADVVVDVEPMPSKGDLAEMGLDDPTDLLGLYLGTPLTERSIEESMRLPDRVIIYQRNLEAICETREEIIDEVRRTVLHEVGHHFGLDEDDLEELGYH; encoded by the coding sequence ATGTCCATTCGGTTAAGTGAGTCCGAATTCGTCAAATTGGTCGAGGAAGCGCTGCGCCGCATCCCCGATACGTTTCAGTCGTATCTGGCGGACGTCGTGGTGGACGTAGAACCCATGCCCTCCAAGGGCGATCTGGCGGAGATGGGCCTGGATGATCCCACCGATTTACTGGGCCTCTACCTGGGCACGCCATTGACCGAGCGGAGCATCGAGGAGTCGATGCGGCTTCCGGACCGTGTGATTATCTACCAGCGAAACCTCGAGGCGATCTGCGAGACGCGGGAGGAGATCATCGACGAAGTGCGGCGGACGGTGCTGCACGAAGTCGGACACCATTTCGGTCTGGATGAGGATGATCTCGAGGAATTAGGTTATCACTGA